A window of the Desulfobacula toluolica Tol2 genome harbors these coding sequences:
- the argS gene encoding arginine--tRNA ligase → MKHTLKRIIFKAAQQAFEKGVFSSDEMPEMEIEEPRHQSHGDFSTNFAMVSAGIQKMPPRKIAEGLVALIETGSLIEKVEIAGPGFINFFLSKQAWHPVVNRILEQDKNYGASDIGKNEKVQVEFVSANPTGPLHVGHGRGAAVGDSVAKILSFAGFDVQKEYYINDSGRQIRTLGTSVWLRLLEKAGQKIEFPDDCYKGDYIQDLAGEVLEKYGDGFVKKDEQEAVEICARYAANKILDGIKEDLSSFGVTFDQWFSEQSLYDSGQVQKAIDEFKSRNLIYEQDGALWFRTQDFGDEKNRVVVRNNGLTTYFASDIAYHMEKYERGFDRVIDVWGADHHGYIKRIDASIVASGRKSEQFNVILVQLVSLLRGGKPFQMSTRSGEFVTLKNIVDEVGKDAARFMFLSRSYDSGLDFDLEVAKQKNANNPVYYVQYVHARITGILLKAKQETILQDIDFKKGENLDLLTAEEEINLLKILDTFKENVEKSAETLHPHVMFTYLMSLASAFHSYYNKHKVITDKKELTLARLSLVLGVKKVIRNGLALLGVSAPERM, encoded by the coding sequence ATGAAACATACACTTAAAAGAATTATTTTTAAAGCCGCTCAACAAGCCTTTGAAAAAGGTGTGTTCTCCTCGGATGAGATGCCTGAAATGGAGATAGAAGAACCCCGGCATCAATCCCATGGTGATTTTTCTACAAATTTTGCCATGGTTTCAGCCGGTATTCAGAAAATGCCGCCAAGAAAAATTGCCGAAGGCCTGGTCGCCTTGATTGAAACCGGAAGTTTAATTGAAAAGGTTGAGATCGCAGGCCCTGGATTTATTAATTTTTTTCTGTCCAAGCAAGCATGGCATCCGGTTGTTAACCGGATTCTTGAACAGGATAAAAATTATGGGGCCTCTGATATTGGTAAGAATGAAAAGGTTCAGGTAGAATTTGTCAGTGCAAACCCCACAGGTCCCTTGCATGTTGGGCATGGAAGAGGGGCGGCTGTGGGCGATTCCGTGGCTAAAATTCTTTCGTTTGCCGGGTTTGATGTCCAAAAAGAATACTATATTAATGATTCAGGCCGCCAGATCAGAACCCTTGGCACATCTGTCTGGTTGAGGCTGTTGGAAAAAGCGGGCCAAAAAATTGAATTTCCCGATGATTGTTATAAAGGGGATTATATCCAGGATCTGGCCGGTGAGGTTCTTGAAAAATATGGAGATGGTTTTGTAAAAAAAGATGAACAAGAGGCTGTTGAAATCTGTGCAAGGTATGCTGCAAATAAAATTCTTGACGGCATTAAAGAGGATCTGTCAAGTTTTGGTGTCACCTTTGATCAATGGTTCAGTGAGCAGAGCCTGTATGATTCAGGACAAGTTCAAAAAGCCATTGATGAGTTTAAGTCAAGAAATCTGATATATGAACAAGATGGGGCGCTCTGGTTCAGAACTCAGGATTTTGGTGATGAGAAAAACAGAGTGGTGGTCAGAAATAACGGTTTGACCACCTATTTTGCCTCGGATATTGCCTATCATATGGAAAAATATGAGCGCGGGTTTGACAGGGTCATTGATGTCTGGGGCGCAGATCACCATGGATATATCAAAAGAATTGATGCCTCCATTGTTGCTTCGGGCAGAAAAAGCGAGCAGTTTAATGTTATTTTGGTTCAGCTTGTAAGCCTTTTAAGAGGCGGCAAGCCTTTTCAGATGTCCACACGCTCCGGGGAGTTTGTTACCTTAAAGAATATTGTGGATGAAGTGGGGAAAGATGCGGCAAGATTTATGTTTTTAAGCCGCAGTTATGATTCAGGTCTTGATTTTGATCTTGAAGTGGCCAAACAGAAAAATGCCAATAATCCGGTCTATTATGTTCAATATGTTCATGCGAGAATCACCGGTATTCTGTTAAAGGCAAAACAAGAGACAATTCTTCAGGATATTGATTTTAAGAAAGGAGAAAATCTTGATCTGCTGACCGCAGAAGAAGAAATTAATCTTTTGAAAATTTTGGATACATTCAAGGAAAATGTGGAAAAAAGTGCTGAAACACTGCATCCCCATGTTATGTTTACCTATCTGATGAGTCTTGCATCGGCTTTCCACAGCTATTATAACAAACACAAGGTCATTACGGATAAAAAAGAACTCACCCTGGCCAGGTTGAGCCTTGTTCTGGGGGTAAAAAAGGTCATTCGAAACGGGTTGGCACTTCTTGGGGTTTCTGCACCGGAAAGAATGTAA
- a CDS encoding TonB-dependent receptor plug domain-containing protein: MIYRGSYTAVLLLTAAVLWSASEVANASYMDKTNGKAIFTLGQIVVTDKAAPVNEITVETVSSRQMQEFNRENVADALNLVPGITLSRSGARNEQMIFVRGFDIKHAPLFLDGIPIYVLYDGYPDLGRFTTFDLSQIVVSKGFASVLYGPNTMGGAINMVSRRPDKFFEGNAGVGVASGNTITTHGNFGTNQGKWYLQGGFSYADQDYFSVSDNFKPTANEDGGDRENSYRTDKKINLKIGYTPSELDEYAFSYIRQDGEKGTPLYAGNDPSARIRYWQWPYWDKESFYFNSRTSINQKGYVKTRLYYDTYKNSLFSYDDATYTTMTKGYSFKSAYDDYTIGGSLEAGSKYLSGHFIKAAFHYKKDVHEEKDEGKPKLNFQDEIFSFGLEDTITLSENISIIIGASYDYLSPGNADNFDSDTGIISDFSSREVDAFNPQISLFYDISDTGTVHVAVAEKSRLPTLKDRYSYRMGYGLPNPDLDEETSVNYEIGYQDNFADRVYFKSAVFYSDVSNYIMAVSVPDPDDATDTVDQNQNIGAVNIYGAEAQVSAYLLNNLEYGLGYTYMDWDNQSSDEKLTDIPRHKIFTHIKYSPVKRLSLLTSLEYNAKRFSNSDGATQAGSYALINCKADCTLYKNIKLEAGVNNLFDRNYEIDEGYLEPGRNYFINLTCQF, translated from the coding sequence ATGATATACAGAGGCTCATATACTGCTGTTTTGCTGCTCACAGCTGCTGTTTTATGGAGTGCATCAGAGGTTGCTAATGCAAGTTATATGGATAAAACAAATGGCAAAGCTATTTTCACTCTGGGTCAAATCGTGGTAACAGACAAGGCCGCACCCGTCAATGAAATAACGGTAGAAACGGTTTCAAGTCGACAAATGCAGGAATTTAACCGTGAAAATGTGGCAGATGCTTTGAATCTTGTCCCGGGCATTACCCTTTCCCGGTCAGGTGCCAGAAACGAACAGATGATTTTTGTCAGGGGATTTGACATCAAGCACGCGCCTTTGTTTCTGGACGGCATTCCCATCTATGTACTGTATGACGGATATCCCGACCTGGGCCGTTTCACCACATTTGACCTTTCACAAATTGTCGTTTCCAAAGGATTTGCATCTGTTCTCTACGGCCCCAACACCATGGGCGGAGCGATCAATATGGTGTCCCGGAGGCCTGATAAATTTTTTGAAGGGAACGCGGGCGTTGGTGTAGCTTCCGGCAATACCATCACAACCCATGGCAACTTTGGAACCAATCAGGGCAAATGGTATCTTCAGGGCGGTTTCAGTTATGCGGATCAAGACTATTTTTCAGTTTCAGATAATTTTAAACCCACGGCAAATGAAGATGGTGGAGATCGGGAAAATTCATATCGGACAGACAAAAAAATCAATTTAAAAATAGGTTACACACCATCAGAACTGGATGAATACGCCTTCAGCTATATCCGCCAGGATGGGGAAAAAGGAACCCCTCTCTATGCCGGAAATGACCCTTCTGCAAGAATCAGATACTGGCAATGGCCTTACTGGGACAAAGAAAGCTTTTATTTTAATTCCAGGACCTCCATTAATCAAAAGGGCTATGTAAAAACCCGGCTTTATTACGACACCTATAAAAATTCACTTTTCAGTTATGATGATGCCACCTATACTACCATGACAAAAGGCTATTCATTTAAAAGCGCCTATGACGATTATACGATTGGCGGATCTTTGGAAGCTGGAAGCAAATATTTGTCCGGGCATTTTATCAAGGCAGCATTTCATTACAAAAAAGATGTTCACGAAGAAAAGGACGAGGGCAAGCCAAAACTGAATTTTCAAGACGAAATTTTTTCCTTTGGCCTTGAGGATACCATCACCCTTTCAGAAAATATTTCCATTATCATCGGGGCAAGCTATGATTATCTTTCTCCGGGAAATGCTGATAATTTTGATTCTGATACCGGCATTATCAGTGACTTTTCCAGTCGGGAGGTTGATGCCTTCAATCCCCAGATCAGTCTGTTTTATGATATTTCCGACACAGGAACCGTTCACGTTGCAGTGGCGGAAAAAAGCAGACTGCCCACCCTGAAAGACCGGTATTCCTATCGCATGGGCTATGGGTTGCCCAACCCTGATCTGGATGAGGAAACATCCGTCAATTATGAAATCGGATACCAGGATAACTTTGCGGACCGGGTTTATTTTAAATCCGCTGTATTTTACAGTGATGTCAGCAACTATATCATGGCCGTCAGCGTGCCGGACCCGGATGACGCCACCGACACAGTGGATCAGAATCAAAATATTGGGGCAGTAAATATTTACGGCGCAGAGGCCCAAGTATCTGCCTACCTTCTGAACAACCTTGAATACGGCCTTGGCTACACCTATATGGACTGGGACAACCAGAGCAGCGATGAAAAACTGACTGATATTCCCCGGCACAAAATTTTCACCCACATCAAATACAGTCCGGTAAAACGCCTCTCCCTCCTGACCAGTCTGGAATATAATGCCAAACGATTCAGTAATTCAGACGGTGCCACCCAAGCCGGGTCTTATGCCCTGATCAACTGCAAGGCAGATTGTACCCTTTATAAAAACATAAAGCTTGAAGCAGGGGTTAACAACCTGTTTGACCGTAATTATGAAATAGACGAAGGCTATCTTGAACCGGGACGAAACTATTTTATCAACCTCACCTGTCAGTTCTAA
- a CDS encoding ABC transporter substrate-binding protein: MKISTHKFYKIIPYYLILILIQTIPAGVYGIIHAEEIIDMKGRKVMVPDVIRSVYSVSPPATCMVYALAPDLIAALNYPPRTEEKKYMSARIQNLPVIGGWFGQGRTPNLETLLQVHPDIVLVWQWKRSATTQKIEQTLTPLGFPIVYIQIDTLRDYSNAFEFLGKLLNREQRSASLVQYAKQTMGALDSLQAKIPDAKRISVYYAEGAGGLCTDCSASIHAELIPLCCGKNVHVCEAKDVFGMEKISAEQIIQYNPQVIITRESSFYNRIYTNPCWKNIRAVQEHRVFQIPRSPFDWFDRPPSFMRLLGARWLMNKLYPDKYPVDMIEETRTFYRLFLNKALDPKAAAEILYL, from the coding sequence ATGAAAATCAGCACACATAAATTTTACAAAATCATCCCGTATTATTTGATTTTGATTTTAATTCAAACAATTCCTGCCGGAGTATACGGCATTATCCACGCAGAAGAAATTATTGACATGAAGGGCCGCAAAGTCATGGTTCCTGATGTGATCCGCAGCGTATACAGTGTATCCCCCCCAGCCACCTGCATGGTCTATGCCCTTGCACCGGATCTGATAGCAGCTCTCAACTATCCCCCCCGAACCGAAGAAAAAAAATATATGTCCGCCCGCATACAGAACCTGCCTGTAATCGGCGGATGGTTTGGTCAGGGCCGCACTCCCAATCTGGAAACCTTGTTACAGGTTCACCCGGACATCGTTCTTGTGTGGCAATGGAAGCGCTCGGCAACAACTCAAAAGATTGAACAAACGCTTACACCGCTGGGTTTTCCCATCGTTTATATACAGATAGACACATTAAGGGATTACTCAAACGCTTTTGAATTCCTGGGAAAACTGTTGAACCGGGAACAACGAAGTGCCAGCCTGGTTCAATATGCAAAACAAACCATGGGTGCATTGGACAGTCTGCAGGCCAAAATCCCTGACGCAAAAAGAATTTCTGTCTATTATGCCGAAGGAGCAGGCGGTCTGTGTACGGATTGCAGCGCATCCATTCACGCAGAACTGATCCCCCTGTGCTGCGGAAAAAATGTCCATGTCTGCGAGGCAAAAGATGTTTTCGGCATGGAAAAGATATCTGCCGAACAGATTATCCAGTATAATCCCCAAGTGATTATAACCCGGGAATCCTCTTTTTATAACAGGATTTATACAAACCCTTGCTGGAAAAATATCCGGGCGGTTCAAGAACACCGGGTTTTCCAAATTCCACGATCCCCGTTTGACTGGTTTGACCGTCCACCTTCATTCATGCGCCTTCTGGGAGCCAGATGGCTTATGAATAAACTTTATCCAGACAAATACCCAGTAGACATGATTGAAGAAACCCGAACATTCTACCGGCTTTTTTTAAATAAAGCCCTTGACCCAAAGGCGGCTGCGGAGATTTTGTATTTATGA
- a CDS encoding FecCD family ABC transporter permease gives MKSTFLIPALLVLLCLTAVVSLCLGRYPVAPGQMISFLSNGIFGSLLPEERGFAVIQNIVVDIRLPRIMAAILIGSALSVSGVAFQSMFINPLVSPGLLGVLAGASFGAALGMILSVSWIAVQAGAFIFGFVAVLTAICIAGFYKGDRLLMLILGGIISGAMFTALLSVIKYLADPYDMLPAIVYWLMGGLSMADAKTVWTLSFPIAGGIVMLIFLSGQMNVLSMGDEEARSMGVNVGRIRFLLIFFATLISALTVAIGGIIGWVGLVIPHIARMIVGSDNRILLPAAAIIGATYLLVVDNISRLAFSVEIPLGILTALAGIPFFTIVLRKSGKGWN, from the coding sequence ATGAAATCCACATTTTTAATTCCCGCACTTCTTGTGCTTCTCTGCCTGACAGCCGTTGTTTCCCTTTGCCTGGGGCGGTATCCAGTGGCTCCAGGCCAGATGATTTCATTTTTGAGCAATGGCATTTTCGGCAGCTTATTACCTGAGGAACGCGGGTTTGCCGTGATCCAAAACATTGTAGTGGATATTCGTCTGCCACGCATCATGGCCGCCATACTCATAGGTTCAGCGCTTTCGGTTTCCGGTGTCGCATTCCAGTCCATGTTTATTAATCCCCTGGTTTCCCCAGGACTCCTGGGCGTGCTGGCCGGGGCATCTTTCGGGGCCGCCCTGGGCATGATCCTCTCTGTGAGCTGGATTGCAGTGCAGGCAGGAGCATTCATCTTTGGATTTGTGGCGGTGCTGACAGCAATCTGCATTGCAGGTTTTTACAAGGGCGACCGGCTTTTGATGCTCATCCTCGGCGGAATCATCAGCGGTGCAATGTTCACGGCACTGCTGTCCGTGATCAAATATCTGGCTGATCCCTACGACATGCTTCCAGCCATTGTTTACTGGCTCATGGGCGGTCTCTCCATGGCTGATGCAAAAACAGTCTGGACACTCAGCTTTCCGATTGCAGGAGGCATTGTCATGCTGATTTTTCTTTCCGGTCAAATGAACGTGTTGAGCATGGGCGATGAAGAAGCCCGATCCATGGGTGTAAACGTTGGACGAATCCGGTTTCTGCTCATATTTTTTGCCACACTGATCAGCGCACTTACAGTTGCCATAGGGGGAATCATCGGATGGGTGGGTCTGGTCATCCCCCATATTGCCCGGATGATCGTGGGGTCGGACAACCGTATACTCCTTCCTGCGGCAGCAATTATCGGAGCCACCTATCTGCTGGTGGTGGACAACATTTCAAGATTGGCTTTCAGTGTGGAAATCCCCCTGGGCATTCTGACCGCTTTGGCTGGAATTCCTTTTTTTACAATAGTTCTTCGAAAATCAGGCAAAGGATGGAACTGA
- a CDS encoding ABC transporter ATP-binding protein: MKFIHVNNISYNYSQKQVLKKVTLTIDQGKVLSLLGPNGSGKTTLLKMIMGFYRPSTGQVILEGRSISDMTPRELARRIAYVPQVHRLAFSYRVMDVILMGRVSRKPFFFRYSSKDRAIAARALEQLSIVHLKDRPYTEISGGERQLTLIARAMAQGADTFVLDEPVNGLDYGNQIRLLKQIADLAEQGYTFIQTSHFPEHAIWISDRVVMLQDGQIIANGSTQDVINGPNLYRLYKTPIGIVEAKNGMRVCVPRLMRDRHHSSEKQEKNNAQYQAA; this comes from the coding sequence ATGAAATTTATTCATGTAAACAATATAAGCTATAACTATTCCCAAAAACAGGTACTCAAAAAAGTAACTCTTACCATAGATCAGGGAAAAGTACTCTCCCTTTTAGGACCCAACGGCAGCGGCAAAACAACGCTGCTCAAGATGATAATGGGATTCTACCGGCCTTCAACCGGACAGGTTATCCTGGAAGGCCGATCAATAAGTGACATGACTCCCAGGGAGCTGGCCCGGCGTATCGCCTATGTTCCCCAGGTTCATCGACTTGCCTTTTCATATCGGGTCATGGATGTTATTTTGATGGGCCGAGTTTCCCGCAAACCTTTTTTTTTCCGATATTCGTCAAAAGACCGGGCTATTGCTGCCCGCGCTCTGGAACAGCTTTCCATTGTCCACCTGAAAGACCGCCCCTATACCGAAATCAGTGGAGGCGAACGTCAGCTTACACTCATTGCAAGAGCCATGGCCCAGGGGGCAGATACCTTTGTATTGGATGAACCGGTCAACGGTCTTGATTACGGCAACCAGATCCGTCTGCTAAAACAGATCGCAGACCTTGCTGAACAAGGATATACCTTTATCCAGACCTCTCATTTTCCGGAACATGCAATCTGGATATCGGATAGGGTAGTGATGCTTCAAGACGGGCAGATAATAGCAAACGGAAGCACACAGGATGTCATCAACGGACCCAACCTTTACCGACTTTACAAAACCCCGATCGGCATTGTTGAGGCAAAAAACGGAATGCGGGTTTGTGTACCCCGTCTCATGAGGGACAGACATCATTCATCGGAAAAACAAGAAAAAAACAATGCCCAATATCAGGCAGCCTGA
- a CDS encoding ATP-binding protein: MSVKVGVYENKPKIFTDSNGRVAGFWPDLLAYIANKENWDITYIHGTWNEGLERLLANNIDIMPDVAFTEERANLYAFSKSPVLISWSRLYIKKNVTDIKSIRDLENKTIAVLKGSVNFECTGGIKELLQKFNINCTFLEFDSYNNAFEAVKNDLADACVTNRNFGNKNEKKFQLKKTAIIFQPININFAFTKNASLPHNFSERIDHHMEQLFKDSTSFYYQLLEKYFETTIAKKTVEIFPDWIKTVLKSSGILLAFLVLVVFISRVQAKKQTAEIKIKNKALQKSEAHLRTLIETIPDLIWLKDPDGVYLACNPKFERFFGAKETDIVGKTDYDFVDKKMADFFRENDRMAMAAGKPTMNEEEIIFNDDGHKELLETVKTPMYDSDDKLIGVLGIGRDFTRRKQAEQEKIIAQKIAAEHKKLALVGQIAGKMAHDFNNILGIIMGHTDLSLMECKDLKTRKTLELILQQTLKGRNLTKNLVAFAKDQDPKQKFFELNAKLDLVLNLLNKDIEELELIKEYNPEMPELLADPGMIEHAFVNIIQNSIHALSMTENPKIIIRTYYSDNNIIVEIEDNGCGIPEEHIEKIYEPAFTLKGSRDLTGSYKKNIKGTGYGMANVKKYIEQHKGNISIESKSGTGTKVIINLPVIKKVLTKEEKTELQKAKLQFGKNILIVEDEAAISEVQHRILTQAPCHHTVDIASNGQTAIDLLKNNHYDLISLDYILPGNMNGIHIYNHIRETDKAVPILFISGNIDFLESIKEIKQKDVNIDHLSKPCQNKDYVDAINRLLENALPAQ; this comes from the coding sequence TTGTCTGTAAAGGTTGGGGTATATGAAAATAAACCGAAAATCTTTACAGATTCAAATGGCAGGGTTGCCGGATTCTGGCCTGACCTTTTAGCTTATATTGCAAACAAAGAAAACTGGGATATAACCTATATCCATGGAACCTGGAATGAGGGTCTTGAAAGATTACTGGCTAATAATATAGATATCATGCCTGATGTTGCTTTTACGGAAGAAAGAGCCAATCTATATGCTTTTTCTAAAAGCCCTGTTCTTATAAGCTGGTCAAGGCTTTATATCAAAAAAAACGTAACCGACATCAAATCAATTAGGGATCTGGAAAATAAAACAATAGCAGTCCTGAAGGGAAGTGTTAATTTTGAATGTACCGGCGGAATAAAAGAACTCCTTCAAAAATTCAATATAAATTGTACGTTTCTGGAATTTGATAGCTATAACAATGCATTTGAGGCTGTTAAAAACGATTTGGCCGATGCCTGTGTAACAAACAGAAACTTTGGCAATAAAAATGAAAAAAAATTCCAACTTAAAAAAACTGCAATAATTTTCCAGCCCATCAATATCAATTTTGCTTTCACAAAAAATGCTTCATTACCGCATAATTTTTCCGAAAGGATAGATCATCACATGGAGCAACTTTTTAAAGACAGCACTTCATTTTATTATCAATTGCTGGAAAAATATTTTGAAACAACAATAGCGAAAAAAACTGTGGAAATATTCCCTGACTGGATTAAAACGGTATTAAAAAGCAGTGGAATTCTGCTTGCTTTTTTAGTTCTTGTCGTCTTTATATCAAGAGTGCAGGCTAAAAAACAAACCGCTGAAATTAAAATCAAAAACAAAGCTCTGCAAAAAAGTGAAGCACATTTGCGCACTTTGATTGAGACAATACCGGATCTTATATGGTTGAAAGATCCTGATGGAGTTTATCTTGCCTGTAATCCAAAATTCGAACGCTTCTTTGGCGCAAAAGAAACGGATATTGTGGGAAAAACCGACTATGATTTTGTAGACAAAAAAATGGCGGATTTTTTCCGGGAAAACGACCGTATGGCAATGGCTGCAGGCAAGCCGACCATGAACGAAGAAGAAATTATTTTTAATGATGACGGCCACAAAGAGCTGCTGGAAACCGTTAAAACACCGATGTATGATTCAGATGATAAGCTTATCGGTGTGCTGGGCATTGGCCGGGACTTTACCAGGCGCAAACAGGCAGAGCAAGAAAAGATAATTGCGCAAAAAATTGCAGCAGAACACAAAAAACTGGCACTGGTTGGGCAGATTGCAGGAAAAATGGCCCATGATTTTAATAATATTCTCGGCATTATCATGGGCCACACTGACCTTTCTCTAATGGAATGCAAGGATTTGAAAACAAGAAAAACTCTTGAGTTAATCCTTCAACAGACCCTGAAAGGAAGAAATTTAACAAAAAACCTGGTTGCCTTTGCCAAAGATCAGGATCCAAAACAAAAATTTTTCGAACTCAATGCAAAACTTGATCTGGTACTCAATTTATTAAACAAAGATATAGAAGAACTTGAACTGATAAAAGAATATAATCCTGAAATGCCGGAACTGCTCGCAGACCCTGGAATGATCGAACATGCCTTTGTCAATATTATACAAAACTCAATTCATGCATTAAGCATGACTGAAAATCCAAAAATTATTATCAGAACCTATTATTCTGATAATAATATCATTGTTGAAATTGAAGATAACGGATGCGGAATTCCTGAAGAACATATTGAAAAAATTTATGAACCGGCTTTCACACTGAAAGGAAGCCGTGATCTAACAGGTTCATACAAAAAAAACATTAAAGGAACCGGCTATGGTATGGCCAATGTAAAAAAATATATTGAACAGCACAAGGGCAATATTTCAATTGAATCAAAATCAGGCACAGGCACAAAAGTTATCATAAATCTGCCTGTGATTAAGAAAGTCTTAACAAAAGAAGAAAAAACTGAACTTCAGAAAGCAAAACTACAATTTGGAAAAAACATTCTTATTGTGGAGGATGAAGCGGCGATATCTGAAGTACAACACAGGATATTGACACAAGCCCCATGTCATCACACTGTTGATATCGCTTCCAATGGACAGACCGCAATAGATTTATTAAAAAACAACCATTATGATCTGATAAGTTTAGATTATATTCTTCCGGGAAACATGAATGGAATTCATATATATAATCATATCAGGGAAACTGATAAAGCCGTTCCAATATTATTTATCTCCGGAAACATAGATTTTTTAGAATCCATCAAGGAAATAAAACAAAAAGATGTGAACATTGATCATCTTTCCAAACCTTGCCAGAATAAAGATTATGTGGACGCCATAAATAGGTTATTGGAAAATGCCTTACCAGCACAATAA
- a CDS encoding ASCH domain-containing protein produces the protein MKAISIQQPWASLIVEGIKDIENRNWFTYYRGRIYIHTGKRFDIQGANLVSRLHPEYESLIEESKKVRGGVIGHVNLINCVSNHYSSWFHGRYGFVLASPQKIEFYPLKGRLSIFDFEFNENKKNQRKERQLSLF, from the coding sequence ATGAAAGCGATTAGCATCCAACAGCCGTGGGCATCCCTCATCGTTGAGGGCATCAAAGATATTGAAAACCGGAATTGGTTCACCTACTACCGGGGCAGAATTTATATTCACACCGGTAAAAGGTTTGATATCCAGGGTGCAAATCTTGTATCACGATTGCATCCAGAATATGAAAGTCTTATTGAAGAATCAAAAAAAGTCAGAGGGGGCGTAATTGGCCATGTTAATTTAATAAATTGTGTTTCAAATCATTATTCATCCTGGTTTCATGGCAGGTATGGTTTTGTTTTGGCCTCACCACAAAAAATTGAATTTTATCCATTGAAAGGGCGGTTAAGTATTTTTGATTTTGAATTTAATGAGAACAAGAAGAATCAAAGAAAAGAAAGACAGCTTTCTTTGTTCTGA
- a CDS encoding type II toxin-antitoxin system RelE/ParE family toxin, with protein sequence MTWEITFYNKKIEEQTLSFPAGILANLIHILELIEEFGPNLGKPHTAAMGKGLFEIRAKGKEGIGRSFFCSIENNEIVILHSIIKKTQKTPKKDLALAIKRMKEIKGGNKK encoded by the coding sequence ATGACTTGGGAAATCACATTCTATAATAAAAAAATTGAAGAACAAACTTTATCTTTCCCTGCTGGAATATTGGCAAATTTAATACACATATTAGAACTGATAGAAGAGTTTGGACCGAATTTGGGGAAACCCCATACTGCAGCTATGGGAAAGGGCTTGTTTGAAATAAGAGCAAAAGGTAAGGAGGGAATCGGAAGATCTTTTTTTTGTTCTATTGAAAACAATGAAATTGTCATTCTTCATTCTATTATTAAAAAGACCCAAAAGACTCCTAAAAAAGATTTAGCTCTCGCAATAAAAAGAATGAAAGAGATTAAAGGAGGTAACAAGAAATGA
- a CDS encoding helix-turn-helix domain-containing protein, producing MTRPTFKNFKEKALKNPEVKKEYEALIPIYELRKKLIQMRINKGLTQAEVAKRMGTKKSNISRLECGENVSYPTLASISKYAGALGYKVKVEFEPI from the coding sequence ATGACCAGACCAACTTTTAAAAATTTCAAAGAAAAAGCGCTTAAAAATCCTGAAGTTAAAAAAGAATATGAAGCCTTAATCCCTATTTATGAGCTTAGAAAAAAACTGATCCAGATGAGAATAAACAAGGGGTTAACACAAGCTGAAGTTGCAAAAAGGATGGGAACAAAAAAAAGCAATATTTCAAGATTAGAATGTGGAGAAAACGTTTCATATCCTACATTGGCAAGCATTTCAAAATATGCAGGTGCGCTGGGATATAAGGTCAAAGTGGAGTTCGAACCCATATAA
- a CDS encoding ribbon-helix-helix protein, CopG family: MKKTRKTIVTIWINPEILDKLDKFAKKANISRSQLIHNLLTIGYDEINLQKNLGIIKLTLSLERLQAKIAKLLSGAKKKIVIVDPNKKGTNLSIRIDPELMKKIDALANKLSMSRSIFIEYLLEISIKELKYINFPGIIDSALLIRDLNDKISEAWKKLFKKSEKALKEKEVITKIDENLEENNN; this comes from the coding sequence ATGAAAAAAACCAGAAAAACTATAGTCACCATTTGGATAAATCCAGAAATTTTAGACAAGTTAGATAAATTTGCAAAAAAAGCAAATATTTCAAGAAGCCAGTTAATCCATAATTTGTTAACAATTGGTTATGATGAAATCAATTTGCAAAAGAACCTTGGAATTATCAAACTCACTTTGTCCTTAGAAAGGCTACAGGCAAAAATCGCCAAGCTTCTTTCTGGTGCTAAGAAAAAAATTGTTATTGTCGATCCAAACAAAAAGGGAACCAATCTTTCTATACGAATTGATCCAGAGTTAATGAAAAAAATTGATGCCTTAGCAAATAAATTAAGCATGTCAAGAAGCATATTTATTGAGTACCTTTTGGAAATATCCATAAAAGAGCTTAAATACATTAATTTTCCAGGAATTATTGACAGTGCTCTATTGATTAGAGATTTAAACGATAAAATTAGTGAAGCCTGGAAAAAATTATTTAAAAAATCTGAAAAAGCCCTAAAGGAGAAAGAGGTCATCACCAAAATAGATGAGAATTTAGAAGAAAACAATAATTAA